GATGTCGCCTGCGCGCAGGGCGTCCTTGTTGAGAAACGGAATGGCGAGGATCACCAGCAGCCAGGCGAGGCCGGCATAGCCGAAATTGCCCATTTCGCCGCTCGGCGCGACCATCAGGAACACGAGCGGCATGAACAGCTCGATATCGCGCAGCAGGTTGCGCGCGATCACCGCCTCGGGCGTGAGCCTTCCGCCGTCGCGCGCCGCCACCCGGATGCCGACCGCGCGCTTGCCGAGCGTCGCTCCGCGCGGGCCGAGCTCGAGCCCGAGGAAATATCCGTAGCGGGCAAGGAACAGGAACAGGATGAAGACGATCAAGATGAACTCGCCCGCGCCTTCGACATTCTGGTCCGCGTTGTCGACGATCTCCTCGAACAACCCGCCCGCGATCCATCCCAGCAGGAGCACGAACACCGTCAGGCCAACATAAAGCAGGATGAAATCGAGGATCAGCGCGCCGATCCGCGATCCGCGCGAGGCGACCGTAATCGGCACCGCGATCCCTTCGGGCGTGATCAGCACCCGCTCGCGCTTGTTCGCCGCATTGGCATTGGGCAGGGAGGGCGCTTCGGCCAGAGCGGGGTTCATGCCTCGTCTCCGATCCGTTTCGGGCGGTACAGCAGGAAATAGGCCAGCCAGAACACCAGCATCCCGCCGCCGATCATCAACCGGTTCTCGGTCCCGCCGACGAGCTGGCGCGGAAACGCCTCGAGCAGCGCCGCGACCACCATCATCAGCACCACTCCGACCATCACCATCGCCCCGCGCCGACCGCTTTCCGCCGCGGCAGCGAGCACCGACTTGTCGCCCGGAAAGGCCATCGACCGCCCGATATGCATGCCCGCTGCGCCCGCCAGCAGGATCGCGAACAGCTCGGTCGTGCCGTGCACGCTGAGCCACGCGGCGAATTCCCATCCCAGCCCCTGTCCGGCGAACAGCCAGAACATCGCGCCGAGCACAGCGAGGTTGTAGACCAGCAGCAGCAGCGAAGGGATGCCGAACGCGAAACCCAGCGCGAAGGCGAGGATCGCCACCCCGGCGTTGTTGCTGAACAGATAGGCGGCGAAGGACGACAGCCCGCCCGCGTTCTCTTCGACCGCCAGCGTTTCGAGCAATTGTTCGCGGCTTGCGCCGGGCACGCGGGTATCGGCGAACTGGGTCGGGACCAGCCGATAATACCAGTCGCGGTCCTGCTCCACCAGCAGCCAGCCCACGATCGTGCCCGCGACCATCACGAACAGCGCGACGCACATGTCGAGCCAGATCTCTCGGATCGAGCGGCTCCAGCCGCCCAGCAGGAATTCGCGCAACCACCCGAACAGCCCCTTGCGCGGGCCGTAGACCTGGAACCAGGCACGCTGGACCAGGCTTTCGAGATAGCGCAGCGTCGCCGCGTCGAGCGAGGTTTCGCGCGCGACCGAGAGGCTGGAGGCCGCGGTGCGATACAGCGTGGGCAGCGCCAGCAGTTCGTCGTCGTCGACCCGGCGCAGCCCGCCCTTTTCCATCCGCTTGACGATATCCTCGAGCCGTCGCCAGTCGCCCTCGCGCTCCAGTCGGAAGCGGTCGGAGCGCAGCGCCGCGCTCTCGATATCGGGCGGTGCGGCGATCTCGCCGCGCCCGAACCAGGCAGACAGGGACGGCGCCTTCATTATCCTATCGCCTCGCTGTTCTTGATGATGAAGTAGCGGTCAATCAGGCGATAGCCGATCGACTCCCACGGGGCCTCGATCACGTCGACGCCCATGCGGCGCAGGCGCTGGAGGACGATGCTGCGCTGGTGCGCCAGTGTCTCGGCGGTGACGCTGCGTGCGAGCGTGGCGATATCGCCGGGTTCGTCCGCGATAAAGGTTTCGAGCTCGCTGTCGGCGATGGTGACGAACAGCACGAGGTGTTTGTGCACCAGCCGCCCGATGCTCTCGACCATCATTTCGGCGGCGGTCGGATCGGTGAAATCGGAAAACAACACGATCAAAGATCGGCGTTTCAGCTTGGCCGTCAGCGTCGCGAGGGCGAGTGTGAAATTGGGTTCGTTGGCGGTGTAGTCGAGCCCGGCGGCAGCGCTTTGCAGGCGGTGGAAGGCGCGGGCATCGCCGACGAAAGGGGTCATCACCTGCGGGCGCTGCGAAAAGCCGAACAGAGCGACCTTGTCGCCGCCCTTGAGCGCGACATAGGCGCAGGTGAGCGCGGCAGAGACCGCGCGGTCGATGCGCGGCATCCCGTCGACCGGTTCGCACATCGCCTGTCCGCAATCGAACGCGAAGACGATCTGGTTGTTGCGTTCGCTTTCGTTCTCGCGGGCGTAGAGGTGGTTGTGCCGCGCGCTGGCTTTCCAGTCGATCCGGCGGCGGTCCATGCCCGGCTCGTATTCGGACAGCGCCTCGAACTGCGTGCCTTCGCCGCGGATGCGCCGGGCGATCAGCCCGGTCTGGGCATCGCGCAGGAAGGTCTGCAATTCGCGGCTGCGCACTGGCGAGAGATCGGGCCAGATCCGCACCTCGTCGGCGAGGCTGCCGGAGACCTGGCGCGAGCCGAGGCCGAGCGGCCCGGTCCAGCGCAGCCACGCGCGCGTCACCCTCGTCGTGCCCCGCCGCGTAGGATGCGCGACATGCGCCCCGCGAACGTGTTCGTCGAATTCGACCGGTTTCAAAAGAAAGCGACCCACTCCGCGATCGCCCATGCGCGGGTCGAATTCGAGCGCGCCCTCGACCCTCGAGATCGCGCGGGATGGCAGCACGGCCTGCATCGCGAGCTCGGTCGGCTGGCCGACTTCGGTGTCGCTGGGCACGAAGATGCGCCAGTCCCTGCGAGCGCCGGCAAGCGCGCCGTCGAGCAGCACCAGCGCGATCAGCGCCAGTGCGGCGATCGGCGCGACGATCCATGTTCCCGGCGCGATCGCCGCGATCAGCACCGCGACCGGCGCCGACGCGGCGGCGAGCCACGCGGTGCGTTCGGTCGGGACGATCGGCAGCGTCCAAGAGATCTCGCGCAGCTTCATCCGGTCAACGCGGCGCCTCGGTGCTTTCGACCAGCTCCGCCACGAGCGCTTCGATATCGCGGCCCTCGATTTCCGCTGCCGGGCTCAGCGTCAGCCGGTGGCGCAGCACCGGCACCGCCAGGGCTTTGACATCGTCGGGGATCGCATAGGCGCGGCCATCGAGTGCAGCGCGCGCGCGCGAGGCATTGGCGAGCATCACGGCGGCGCGCGGCGACGCCCCGACCGCGAGTTCGGCATGGTCGCGGGTCGCGCGCACCAGCCGGACCACGTATTGGGTGATCTCTTCGGCCACGGTCACCTGATCGAGCGCGGTGCTGGCGGCGGCGAGGCTCGCCGCATCGGCGACCGCCGAGACGCCCAGATCGGCAGGCTTTGTCGGCCCCTGCCGCTTGCCGTAATCGGTCACGATGCGGGTCTCCTCGGCCTCGTCGGGATAGGGGACCAGCAGCTTGAACAGGAACCGGTCGAGCTGCGCTTCGGGAAGCGGATACACCCCCTGGTTCTCGATCGGGTTCTGGGTCGCGACCACCATGAACCGGGTTGGCAGTTCGTGGGATTCGCCATCCAGCGTCACGCGGCGTTCCTGCATCGCTTCGAGCAGCGCGGCCTGCGTCTTGGGCGGGGTGCGGTTGATCTCATCGGCCAGCAGCAACTCGCAGAAGATCGGCCCGCGCGTGAGGGTGAACGAGCTGGTCTGGAAGTTGAACAGGTTCGATCCGAGGATATCACCCGGCAGCAGATCCGGCGTGAACTGGATCCGCCCGAAATCGAGGCCGAGCGCGGTCGCGAACGTGTTTGCGAGGAAGGTCTTGGCGGTGCCCGGCGGGCCTTCCAAAAGGACGTGCCCTTCGCTCACCATCGCGACCAGCAATTGCTCGATCATCTCGTCCTGGCCGATGATCGCCTTGGCGACCTCGGCGCGGATCGCATCCGCGAGCGCGCGCAGTTCTTCGAGGCTCATGCTCATCTGTGCAATTTCCCTTCAAGTTCCTTGAGCGCCTGTGCGGCGCGCAGAATTTCCATCGGTGTCCGGGCGTCGCGCAGACGGGCTGCGCGTCGCGAATAGGGCTCATCGTTTGGCAGGCGCACGGCCAGCGCCTTGTCGATCGCTTCGGGATCGTGCCGCGTCAGCCCCAGCGCCTCCGCGAGCCGCCGGGCCGACAGCGCGGCATAGGGTTCCGCGAGCAGCCGCAGCCGCCCCGCGCGGACGATCAGCGCCGCTCCGTTGCGCACCAGCCGCGACTTGCCGAAAGCGATCGCCGGACCATGGGCGACCGGCGGGCCGAAGCGCTGGAATGCGCGCCAGCCGACGATCAGGATCGCCAGGATCAGGCACAAGGTCGCAGCCAGGAACGGGGGCCGAAATGCCAGCGTCAGCAGGTTGATCGAGCCGCCAAAACCGTTGAGCGTCAGGTCGAAGGTAACCGGGTAGCTGTCGCCATACCCCGCGTCTTCGACTAGCTTGAGTGCGAGCGCCGCCCGTTCCTTGTCCGCCAGGCCGTAATTGTTGACCAGGTCCGGTTCGAGCACGAACGTGACCCATTCGGTGTCGTCGCCGTAGCCCATCTCGTCTTCGACCGGGAGCGACACCGCCAGCCGACGGGCGGCACCGTCGACGACGAGCGCGGTGTGGTCGGTGTCAGGGTTTGCGCCGATGACCCGGGGGTGGGGTAGCGTTCCCCCGTTGCCGAATCCCGCCCATGTCGGCGTTTCGTCGGTCGTCAGCTCGGCGCTGAACGCATAGCGGCCTTCAAGTTCGCCGAGCCATTCGGGCACATAGGCATCGCCGAGCTGCACCCATCCGTCCTTGACCTTCGCGCGCACCTCCTCGGGAAGGTCCTGTGGGAGACCCAGTGCCAACCATTTCGGCACGATCACCATGGTCGGGCCGACATAGGCCCGCCGCCGGAGGATGTCGGTCAGTTCCTCGGCTTCGAAATAGGGCGGCGGGGTGATCACGAGCAGGTCGGGCGTGTCGAGACCGCTCTGCAGTCGCGAGCGGGATACCTCGTAGCCATTCGCCTCGAGCAGCTTCGCCAGCCCCGAATAGCCGTTGAGCGCATTGGACGCGGCGTGCGCTGCCCCGTCGTTGTCCCTGCGCCCGGTGTCGCCGATGCTGAGAAAATACAGCATCGCCACGAACGCGACAAAGCCGATCAGCACCATGCCGAGCACCGCGCCGCGGCCGAACGGACCGGAACCGCGACCGGAGCCGGCAGCCGCGCTCAAGCGACCGCTCCCACAGCGCGGCTCTGGTCGATCCGCGCGAGCGCGAACTCGGCATAGGCGGCGCGCGCGGCCTCCCAGTCGGCATGGTCGAGCGTACGCAGCGCGAACAGGCTGCGTTCGACCCGCTCCGAGATCACCCGGAATGCGCCGCGCGCCGCCTCAGAAAGCGCGGGCAGGGCGGCCAGCTCGCGCGCGGTGCTCGATGGTTCGACCCAGTCCGGGCGCGCTGCGGCGATCTGCCCGACGCTGCGTTTCAGCAGCAGGTGTGTCGCCTCGTCGAAGCGGCCTTCGGCAGCGAGCCGGTCGGCCTCCTCGAGCAGTGCGAGGCTTTCTTCGCGCCCAGGCTGCCATTCCTGTTCGTCGGGTTCACCCGATTGCGAACGGCGCCAGCGCCAGGCGGGATCGACCAGCCGATAGATCAGGTACACCACGAACAGCGCGAGCAGCCCCAGCAGCACCCATTGCAGCACCGGCCACGACAGCCCCAGAGCCTGCCCTATCGGCGCAAACAGGTCGGCGAGAAAATCGATCACGACCTGCATCGCGCGTTCGAACCAGTTGGGTTCGCGCGGCGGCTGGTCCGGAATGACGATCTGTTCGAACTGGATATCCGGATTGCGTCGCAATTCCTGCCAACCCTCCGGAGCCGGAGAACCGGCCAAGGCAGTGGTTGGCGCCGCAGGAGATTGCATCACGGTGGTCATGCGAGCGCCGTGGTGGCACGGTCCATCGCGCGGTGCAACTCCCCAGCGTCGGGGATCGTCCACAGCGCCGGATCAGCCGCGTTCGCGCCCCTGTTCATAGGTGCCCAGCAGCCGCAATTCCTTGGAATGAAACGCGCATTCCTCAAGCGCGCGATCGACCGCCGGATCGCCCGGCGCACCGGTGATATCGGCATAGAACATCGTCGCGGCAAAGCTGGTGCCTTGCTGGTAACTTTCCAG
The Erythrobacter sp. JK5 DNA segment above includes these coding regions:
- a CDS encoding RDD family protein; translation: MNPALAEAPSLPNANAANKRERVLITPEGIAVPITVASRGSRIGALILDFILLYVGLTVFVLLLGWIAGGLFEEIVDNADQNVEGAGEFILIVFILFLFLARYGYFLGLELGPRGATLGKRAVGIRVAARDGGRLTPEAVIARNLLRDIELFMPLVFLMVAPSGEMGNFGYAGLAWLLVILAIPFLNKDALRAGDIIAGTWVVEAPRTKLADALSTQGASRGTSTLTGARYDFGEAELAVYGERELQTLERVLRENQSDALSAVHETICRKIGWDPGAGDERAFLEAFYSQLRHKLESDMRFGKRKADKHS
- a CDS encoding stage II sporulation protein M; translation: MKAPSLSAWFGRGEIAAPPDIESAALRSDRFRLEREGDWRRLEDIVKRMEKGGLRRVDDDELLALPTLYRTAASSLSVARETSLDAATLRYLESLVQRAWFQVYGPRKGLFGWLREFLLGGWSRSIREIWLDMCVALFVMVAGTIVGWLLVEQDRDWYYRLVPTQFADTRVPGASREQLLETLAVEENAGGLSSFAAYLFSNNAGVAILAFALGFAFGIPSLLLLVYNLAVLGAMFWLFAGQGLGWEFAAWLSVHGTTELFAILLAGAAGMHIGRSMAFPGDKSVLAAAAESGRRGAMVMVGVVLMMVVAALLEAFPRQLVGGTENRLMIGGGMLVFWLAYFLLYRPKRIGDEA
- a CDS encoding DUF58 domain-containing protein, with product MKLREISWTLPIVPTERTAWLAAASAPVAVLIAAIAPGTWIVAPIAALALIALVLLDGALAGARRDWRIFVPSDTEVGQPTELAMQAVLPSRAISRVEGALEFDPRMGDRGVGRFLLKPVEFDEHVRGAHVAHPTRRGTTRVTRAWLRWTGPLGLGSRQVSGSLADEVRIWPDLSPVRSRELQTFLRDAQTGLIARRIRGEGTQFEALSEYEPGMDRRRIDWKASARHNHLYARENESERNNQIVFAFDCGQAMCEPVDGMPRIDRAVSAALTCAYVALKGGDKVALFGFSQRPQVMTPFVGDARAFHRLQSAAAGLDYTANEPNFTLALATLTAKLKRRSLIVLFSDFTDPTAAEMMVESIGRLVHKHLVLFVTIADSELETFIADEPGDIATLARSVTAETLAHQRSIVLQRLRRMGVDVIEAPWESIGYRLIDRYFIIKNSEAIG
- a CDS encoding AAA family ATPase, which gives rise to MSLEELRALADAIRAEVAKAIIGQDEMIEQLLVAMVSEGHVLLEGPPGTAKTFLANTFATALGLDFGRIQFTPDLLPGDILGSNLFNFQTSSFTLTRGPIFCELLLADEINRTPPKTQAALLEAMQERRVTLDGESHELPTRFMVVATQNPIENQGVYPLPEAQLDRFLFKLLVPYPDEAEETRIVTDYGKRQGPTKPADLGVSAVADAASLAAASTALDQVTVAEEITQYVVRLVRATRDHAELAVGASPRAAVMLANASRARAALDGRAYAIPDDVKALAVPVLRHRLTLSPAAEIEGRDIEALVAELVESTEAPR
- a CDS encoding DUF4350 domain-containing protein; amino-acid sequence: MSAAAGSGRGSGPFGRGAVLGMVLIGFVAFVAMLYFLSIGDTGRRDNDGAAHAASNALNGYSGLAKLLEANGYEVSRSRLQSGLDTPDLLVITPPPYFEAEELTDILRRRAYVGPTMVIVPKWLALGLPQDLPEEVRAKVKDGWVQLGDAYVPEWLGELEGRYAFSAELTTDETPTWAGFGNGGTLPHPRVIGANPDTDHTALVVDGAARRLAVSLPVEDEMGYGDDTEWVTFVLEPDLVNNYGLADKERAALALKLVEDAGYGDSYPVTFDLTLNGFGGSINLLTLAFRPPFLAATLCLILAILIVGWRAFQRFGPPVAHGPAIAFGKSRLVRNGAALIVRAGRLRLLAEPYAALSARRLAEALGLTRHDPEAIDKALAVRLPNDEPYSRRAARLRDARTPMEILRAAQALKELEGKLHR